The following are from one region of the Nicotiana tabacum cultivar K326 chromosome 3, ASM71507v2, whole genome shotgun sequence genome:
- the LOC107813438 gene encoding uncharacterized protein LOC107813438 has translation MAKAYTVEKFDYHTTEVEKIDKRVNDYLMNVGYERWSRAHSTVNRTLTMTSNIAGSINAVHKAARALPVLPLLDYIRQLIGRWNVTNLKNIVDSFTYLGKKYDTMLMDNLELSHQMKVTPSTSYLYSVLDKVKQRMVILKD, from the exons ATGGCCAAAGCATACACAGTTGAGAAGTTTGATTACCACACGACAGAGGTAGAGAAAATTGATAAGAGGGTCAACGATTACTTAATGAATGTTGGGTATGAAAGATGGTCCAGAGCACATTCCACTGTCAACAGAACATTGACGATGACTTCAAACATTGCGGGGTCAATCAATGCAGTGCACAAGGCTGCTAGGGCACTCCCAGTACTACCTTTGCTAGACTACATAAGGCAATTGATCGGACGATGGAATGTTACAAACCTAAAGAATATAGTAGATTCATTCACTTATCTTGGAAAAAAATATGATACAATGCTGATGGACAATCTTGAATTGTCACATCAGATGAAG GTGACCCCTTCGACGAGTTACTTATATTCAGTACTTGACAAAGTTAAGCAGAGAATGGTAATCCTAAAAGATTGA